The sequence below is a genomic window from Nostoc flagelliforme CCNUN1.
AGCCAGAATTGATTGATTCTGGATTTGTAGAGACAATGTTACAAGTAGCAACTATGTTTGCCCATGAAGGCAATCAAGATGGTGCTAAATTCTTATTTTTTGTAGCGCGTGAGCTAGCTAAAGAACTGGGTTTATACCCGGAAGTTTCCAATCCTGAAGTTGCAAACACTGAAGCCGCAAATAAGGAGTAAAAATGCTGTTGACTTCAACGGATGCAGGGCAAATAGCTTTAGAATTGCTCATGGCAGATTGGAATATTTCAGAAGAGAATCGGGAGTGGTTTACAATCTTTAACTCTCGTCTGATTGGCGAAAGTTGGTACACTGTAGAATTAGGTGTAGAAGGATTTCCCGATAGATGGTTTATTCAAGTATATGACAATGGAGTGTGCGATCCAAACTACACATTTATATCGCCAATCCGTGGTTCGGAAGGATTTACGGACTTTGTAAATGTGCCGGATATTGTAGCAGAAGTCTTAGTTTGTGAACGCAATGCTCGATAATAATTAAAAAGACAAAATTTAGAATTCAATATTAAGATATGCTATTTAAATGCATTTTCTTTGAATTCAGAATTTTCAATAAAAGATGCTTTACGCAAAGCTGAGGTAATACTAAACAATGTATACCTCTTTTTTTTTAATATTTAATATTTTATTTAAGCCTAATAAGGTATTTTGTCATCTTTAATTGATAAAACTATGTTATATTAAATAGCGTGATGGACGCTACAGAAATATCAGTTCCAATGATTGCTGAAGATATCTTAGCCAAAGAATTCACAAGAGTCCTCAATGACTACTATCCAAAAGTTGGAGAATTACTAGACGGGTGTTATGTGAAAGTCATCACCTGTTTTTGGGGACGACCTGCTAGACGCTTGCAATATATAGGAATTTATTGCTCTGACGAAATGATTTCCTGTGTGCAAGCCCACAAAGAAATACTCAGAGAAGTAGCAGACAACATGGGGCTAGTACAGGTAGTCTGCATGAATGCCAAGCGATTATTGCGCGATCCGATGTCGAACATCAAACACAACAACCCACGTTTATGGTTGGAGTTGCAGTGGGTTGCAAATTAGTCTTTGATCGCATTAATAGAGAGGAGTAAAGGTGTTTGTAGTGAAAACTTTAGTCCTCAAATATTTAAGCACTAAAGTGCTTACTACGAACCTATCGACCACTAGAATAGCCAGCACAAAGTATTAACGCAAGTAATGAAAACTGGAATTTTCTGCAATTACGATAATCATCACCAAGATGCTCGTCGTGCCATCTTTGAGCAAGTCGCGCTGATAAAACAGGCAGAAAGTTTAGGTTTTGAGTCAGCCTGGGTGAGTGAGCATCATTTTAGTGAATCCAATCTCAGCCCCTCTATGTTGCTGTTAATGGCACATTTAGCGGGGCTGACTTCAACTATCCAATTAGGCACTGCGGCGGTATTACTGCCATTTCATAACCCAATTCGGGTAGCGGAAGATATCGCCACTCTGGATAACCTGTGCAATGGACGATTATTATTTGGAGTTGCTAAAGGCGGCCCCTTTCCCCAACAAAATAAGCATTTTGCGACACTCCCCAGTGAAGCACGTCCTAAGACGCTAGAGGCGATCGCACTGATTCACAAGCTGTTATATGAAACTGATGTATCATTTAATGGCAAGTATTATCAATGCGATCGCTTAACAATTTACCCAAAACCATTGCAGAGTCAAATACCAGTGTATGTTGCCACTGGCGGCGATGATGGTATCGAGTTTGCTGCTAAACATTCCTTCAGCTTGATGGGTGGGCCGCCATTCTCCCTACAGAGATTGAAGGATACTGTTGCTAAATATCGAGCCTTAAATTCTAGTGGTGCGGAAAACTTCGTGCTGGCACGCTTTTTTTATGTTGGCAAAACATTTGATGAAGCAGTGAGTGAGGCATTGCCTTTCATCCGCCAATTTAGCAAAAAAATGACAGCTAATTCGGCTGAAGTATTGCAGAATAGTGCAAATCCCAACCAAAAACCATTTG
It includes:
- a CDS encoding LLM class flavin-dependent oxidoreductase → MKTGIFCNYDNHHQDARRAIFEQVALIKQAESLGFESAWVSEHHFSESNLSPSMLLLMAHLAGLTSTIQLGTAAVLLPFHNPIRVAEDIATLDNLCNGRLLFGVAKGGPFPQQNKHFATLPSEARPKTLEAIALIHKLLYETDVSFNGKYYQCDRLTIYPKPLQSQIPVYVATGGDDGIEFAAKHSFSLMGGPPFSLQRLKDTVAKYRALNSSGAENFVLARFFYVGKTFDEAVSEALPFIRQFSKKMTANSAEVLQNSANPNQKPFDRTNICFDEDYLIENSIIGDVETCRDKIKKFQDELNLGTLALKPSSSDMQKNLESLTRYNQEVRNYVF